The nucleotide window AAATGGCGACACGCCTTCCATGCCAATCAATGGATGAATATACGGAGCGGTTTCCACATTTAAAACAGATGGCATTGATGTTGCACCCTCTCGTTTCATTTCTGTTACTTCAGTTATTTCTTCTTCATCCATCGGGTTTAAGCGTGCTGTTAAGCTTGTGAAGCGCTGCAAATCATCGGTTTTCATTAAGCCTTGTGCAAGTACATCTGGCTCACCGCACAAAATTAAAAAGCTTTTCGCACGTGTAATGCCTGTGTACAGCAAGTTGCGACGTAGCATTTTTGAATAGCCGCGCACAATCGGCATAATTACCGTTTGAAACTCCGAGCCTTGCGATTTATGAATGGAGCAGCAATAGGCTAGCGTTATTTGGTTCAAATCACCACGCTGATACGTCACTTCAATACCGTCATAGGATACAACGAGTAAGTCTTGCTTTTCCACCGTTTCCTTTGCACGAATAATTGCCACAACCTCGCCCATATCGCCATTAAAAACATTGCTGTCAGGCTGATTCACAAGCTGAAGCACTTTATCACCAATGCGATAAACGGTATCACCAAAGGCAAGCTCCTTACGTGTACCATCATTTGGATTGACGAGCTCTTGAATTTGTTTATTTAATGCGTCAATGCCTGCGGGTCCTTTATACATCGGTGCAAGCACTTGAATATCGCGTATCGCCTGCCCTTTCGCTGTCGCACTTTTAACAATTTGTGTCACGACGTTAGCAATTTGCTCTGTCGATGCTTGAATAAAGGAGCGGTCAGCTGTTTTTTGTGTCAATGTAGGCGGCACTGTACCACGCTTAATTTGATGGGCAACCTCAATAATTGTCGAGCCTTCTGCTTGTCTATAAACGTCTGTCAACTCCACTGTTGGCACTTGCTTTGATGCAAGCAAATCCTTCAACACTTGCCCTGGTCCAACAGGTGGCAGCTGGTCTTGATCACCTACGAAAATCACCTGTACATCCTTTGCTAAGCTTTTTAATAGCTGATGCGCGAGCCATGTATCCACCATCGACATTTCATCAATAATAACAAGCCGACCTGTTATTTCACGCTCTGTTTCTTCCTCTTTTTCCTGCCCAGTAAAGCCTAGTAAACGGTGGATCGTCATTGCAGGCAAGCCCGTTGATTCCGCTAATCGCTTCGCTGCACGTCCTGTCGGTGCAGCTAATATAATCGGAAATGGCTCTTCTTTTTTGGCATATGTTTTCGGATCAAGCGACAAACCATGTAGCTCTGCATATACTTCCACAAGCCCTTTGACAACCGTTGTTTTCCCTGTACCAGGGCCACCTGTTAAAATCATCACTGCATTTTGCAGCGCACATTCAATTGCTGCAACTTGGGATGGCGCATACTGCACCTCATAACGCTCCTCTAGCTCTCCAATTGCCTTTAAAATCTCATCCTTTGAAAAATGCGATTGCTTTTTGTTATTCTCGACAAGCTCTAAAATTTTGGACGCAATACCGACCTCACTAAAATAAAGTGAAGGTAAATACATGCGTGTTTCCTCACCACAAATTTTGTTTTCTTCACGCATTTCAATACAGGCCTGTGAAATCGCATCAAACGGGATTTCCACACGTTGGCTTTGCTCTAGCATCGATTTTACTGTCGGTAATACCTGCTCCGCCTCTAAGTAAACATGCCCATCCGACAATGCTGCAACTGTTAAAACATGAAAAATAGCCGCCTTAATTCGATCAGGGTGATTGCCTGTAATACCGAGCTTTGCACCTAAATCATCCGCACGTCCAAAGCCAATCCCTTCTACTTCTTCAATTAAACGATACGGATTTTCCTTTAATAAGGTAACCGTATCTTCACGATATGTTTGGTAAATTTTCATGCCGAGCTGAGGTCCGAAGCCCCATTCATTTAGTTGAATCATGACGCGCTCTAAGCCTAAATTTTGTTCAATCACTTCCATAATCATCTGCTTTTTTTCTTGCGATAATCGCGGAATCACATCAAGGGCATGCGGATCATCCATAATTTTTTTTAACGCATCAACACCAAGCTTTTCCACAATGGTTTCCGCTGTTTTGCGACCAATTCCTGTAAATAAATCGCTCGATAAATAATGAATGACCCCTTGCTCTGTCGCAGGCACTTCCTTTTCAAACGTATCGATTTGAAATTGCACACCATATTTTGGATGTGTCTTCATATTGCCGGTAAATCGATACAGCTCATCCTCTGTCAATGGTGGAAAATAGCCAACAACAATCATTTCCTTCTCTTCATAGGCTAAATTTGTTTCTTGAATTTTCACACGTATAATTGAATACATATTCGTTGCGTTATGAAAAATAGAAACAATTGGGCGCCCTAGTATAAAGCGCTTTTCCATCTCAAATAAATTTAAGTTTTCCAATACTTTGCGCCCCTCCCTTGCTAGTCAATCTTATACCATTATTTTAGCATATTTTATCGTTTCCTCCTATACGAGGTGTGCGTTTGCTTCTCTCAAATGGTATGATAGATATATATTTCTTTGGAAGGACTGTGATTGCGGTGGAATTTCGACCGTGCATTGATTTACACGATGGAAAAGTAAAACAAATTGTTGGCAGCACGCTTGGCTATGCTGACAAAGAAGTCGTTGAAAATTTTGTTTCAGCACATGATGCTGGCTATTTTGCCGGGCTATTCCAGCAAGACCGCTTAACAGGTGGTCATGTCATTATGCTCGGTAACGGCAATGAGGAAGCAGCACTACAAGCCCTGCAAGCATATCCAAATGCACTACAAATTGGCGGTGGTATTAGCGCACAAAATGCAGCAAGTTTTATTGAGGCAGGTGCTTCCCACGTTATTGTTACTTCATTTATTTTCCATGACGGAAAGCTCGACATGGAGCGTTTAAATGCGCTCGTTGCTGCTGTTGGCAAGGAGCATCTTGTCATTGACTTAAGCTGTCGTCAGCGCGATGGCAAGTGGTTTGTCGTGACAGATAAATGGACGAAATTTAGCGATTTTGAAGTAAACGCCACGTCCATTCAAATGATGGAAGGCTATTGTGACGAGCTCTTAATTCATGCGGTCGATGTGGAAGGAAAACGCAGCGGCATGCAGGAAGATTTAGTACGTCAGCTAGCTGAGTGGACAACGCTCCCAACAACCTATGCAGGTGGCGTACGTTCGCTTGATGATTTACAAAAATTCGAAACAATTGCACAAGGCAAGCTACATATTACCATCGGCTCCGCCTTAGATATTTTCGGTGGTGACTTGGCATATACCGATGTTGTACGCTACTGTCAGAAAAAAACAAGGAAGGAAGTTTAGTTACTATGTATATTCGTTATCAAGATTTAATTTTTCCGTTTGTTGAGACAAACCTAGAACGCATCGTGGATGAAGGCTATTTCAAAATCAATTTACGAGACAAGCCACAAGAAATACACGTCCATTTAAATAACGAGTTAATGCTGCTTGAATTTTCAAAATCTTTAAAGGCCACTTGCAGCTATTTGCGCGACTTTAAAAAGGAGCCATATATTATGGTTGCCATTGATTTAGAAGTGTTCGTCGATGAATTTAATAAGCGTTATAAATTGGATGCAGTAGTTAGTCAGCCATAAAAAATAGGCTATAAGGACAGGTGTACCTTCCTTATAGCCTTTATGTTTACTCCATGTCCCCTTCAACCTGTGCTGGTAAATTCTCTATCTCGATATCATCAATATCGCCCATAACCTCTTTATCATAGGCGTCCCAATTTCCTTGCTCCAATGCTATTTCAAGAGCATTGACACCTTCCTCTACACGAAATGGATGTAGGACAGGGTCTCCTGTTATTTTTTCAACAACTTCGCTATCTTCGACACAAACATTTGTATACGGAATTGCACATAAGCGATCATATGGAATCGGCTGTTTACACTTAACGCACACCCCATATGTGCCCTCGTCCATTTGAGCAAGCGCCTTGTCAATTTGTTCAAGCTTGTCATAATTTTGCGTGTGCAGTGTTAAATCCTTGCTACGCTCGAATAGCTCTGTCCCTAAATCGGCAGGATGATTCGATAGCAGTGATAATTCATCGACAGAATCACGCAAACTCACTGGATCCTTAGCAGCAATTGTTTTTGACATATCCTCTTTTTCCATAATGAGCATTTTTCGCAATTTCATTAACTGTTTGTCTGTCAGCATAAAAAACCCGCCCTTTTTCATTAGTATGCTGAAAAAGGACGGATGCTATACGCTAGTTCATGCGCTGTGCGACCATATCATAAATGTATTTCGCTTGATCAAACTCAGGCTGCAATGTGAATGCTTGCTTTAAATGATAAAGTGCATCATCAGTACGCTCTGTTGATACCGCATAAAGCACACCTAAATTATAATGTGCATCTGCGTTGTTCCAATCTTCATCAATAACAAATTGCAGCTCACCTTGCGCCAGTTCAAACATCTCCAACGAGCAAAGCAAAATACCATATGATAGGCGAATTTGTAAATCCGTTGGGGCTAGCTCCGCCGCACGCTGCATATATGGCAATGCCAGCTTATACTGCTCCTCACGTTCAAACGATTTTGCTAGCATATAATAAGCATCTGCGCCTTCAATGCCATGCTCAATCGACTTTTGATAAAGCTTTGCCGCCTCAATATAGCGCTCCGCATTATAATATAAATTCGCTAAGCCATAATAAGCTGTCGCTGATTTTTCATCAACAGTAATCGCTTTTTGGAAAAAACGTTCCGCACGCTCCACGTCATTTAACACAGCTAATAAATTGCCGAAATTGACATAGCCTAATGCATCATTTGGCTCCGCTTCAATCGCCTGTGTAAAAAACTGTGCTGCTTCCTCGTATTTTTTTTCCTGAAAAGCTTGAATGCCTTGTTCATTAAAGGACATGCTCAATCTCCTACCCTACAAATGTTAATTTTTCGCTATTTTTAAATACTTCATCAATTGTACCGCCGCCTAAGCAAACCTCACCATCGTACAAGACAACTGCTTGCCCTGGTGTAATCGCGCGCACAGGCTCTGCAAATTCGATATAGGCTGTGCCATCTTGGCGTAACTCTACCTTTACAGGTGAGTCTTCTTGACGATAGCGGAATTTCGCTGTGCAGTTAAACTGTTGCGGTAGCTCTTTATCAGTTGTGAAACTCATTTTCACCGCAGATAACGCCGTTGAATACAGGGCATCATGATGGAAGCCTTGTCCAACGTATAAGACATTGCGCTGCAAATCCTTCCCTAACACAAACCAAGGCTCACCATCGCCACCGATGCCTAAACCGTGACGTTGCCCTAATGTATAATACATTAAGCCGTCATGCTGTCCCATTACTTGCCCATCAAACGTTTCCATTTTACCAGGCTGTGCAGGTAAGTATTGGCTTAAAAATTCTTTGAAATTGCGCTCGCCGATAAAGCAAATACCTGTAGAGTCTTTCTTTTTCGCTGTTGCAAGACCTGCTTCTTCTGCAATTTTACGCACTTCTGGCTTCGGCAAATGACCAATTGGGAACATGACATGCTTTAATTGCTCCTGTGATAGCTGGTTTAAGAAATACGTTTGATCTTTATTATTATCAACACCACGCAGCATCACCGTTTCTCCTTCACGCTGCTCTACGCGTGCATAATGACCTGTTGCTAAATAATCTGCCCCTAAGTTCATCGCATGCTCTAAAAATGCTTTAAACTTAATTTCTTTATTACACATCACATCTGGATTTGGTGTACGTCCCGCTTTATATTCTTCAAGAAAGTACGTAAACACTTTATCCCAATACTGCTTTTCAAAATTCACTGCGTAATACGGAATACCAATTTGGTTACATACAGCAATGACATCTTCATAATCCTCTGTCGCTGTACATACGCCGTTTTCATCCGTATCATCCCAGTTTTTCATAAAGATGCCGATAACATCGTAGCCTTGTTGCTTTAATAAATAAGCGGCAACAGAGGAGTCGACACCTCCTGACATACCGACTACTACACGTATTTCGGATGGTTTTCTTGTTTCTATCATCATAATCACCTTTTCAATCCTGTCGCGTAAAAGGCGCGAAGCATTAGTTTTTTGTTAAACGTTTGACAATATCCGCTGTACGTTTGCCAGCCTCTCGAACAAGCTCCTCCGTTAAACCATGCCCAAAGCTAAAGCGAATGGAGCTGCGCAACACCGTAGAATCTTTGCCGAACATCGCCACTAAGACGTGTGATGGGTCAATAGAGCCTGCTGTACAAGCAGAGCCGCTCGATACAAAGACACCTGCCATATCCAAATTCACTAAAAACGATTCGACATCTGTCCCTGGCAATGTCACATTGAAAATATGTGGTAGCATATTTTCAGCATCACCATTCACTGTAAATTCAATATTCGCCGCCGTAAATTGTTCAACGAGTATCGCTTTATATTGTTCATAGGCTTGACGTGTTTGCTGCTGTGTTTCAGCGACAAGCTGTACTGCCTTCGCAAAGCCAACAGCCGCTGGGATGTTTTCCGTTCCAGCACGACGCTTTTTCTCCTGCGAGCCGCCATACAGTAGGCTGTCTACCTTTGTGCCAGCTCTCATATAAAGCAACCCGATGCCTTTTGGGCCACCAATTTTATGGCTAGAGGCACTTAATAAATCGACTTGCAATTTTTCGACATCGATGTGCTCTAAGCCAAATGCTTGGACTGCATCGGTGTGGAATATGGCAGAGTGTCCCTTTAATAGCTTGCCGATTTCCTCGATTGGCTGCAATGTACCAACTTCATTATTGCCATACATTATCGTGACTAAAATTGTGTCATCTGTCAATGCATTTGCAACATCTTGGACAGCGACGCGCCCTTTTTCATCTACAGGCAAATAAGTAATATGGAATCCTTGTCGTTCTAACTTTTCGCAAGCATGTAACACCGCATGATGCTCAATTTGTGTCGTAATAATATGTTTACCTTCATGCTGCCTTGCATTAGCGACACCGAAAATCGCCATATTATCCGCTTCTGTCCCACCGCTCGTTAAAACAACTTCAGTTGCTGCTGCACCTATCTGCTTCGCTAAAATCATACGCGCCTCATCCAAAGCTTTACGCGCTTCACGTCCAGCAGCATGAATGCTCGATGCATTGCCATAAACAGTTGCCATCGCAGTCGTCATCTCAGTAATTACCTCTTTTAGCATCGGTGTCGTTGCAGCATGGTCAAGATAAATTGTTGTCATAGCATAAACTCCTTAAATATAAAACATATAGCCATCTGTAGGTGAAGACTCTGTATATTTTGCTAAATCCTCTAAGCTTGTTGTATCCAATACATTTTTCACCGCATCACGAATACGCATCCATAGCTCACGCTGCGGCGCTTCCTCATCTTCAATCCCTTCAACAGGCTGAATTGGTCCTTCTAACACGCGAATCACATCCGCAGCTGAAATGTCTGCTGGTGGGCTTGCAAGCATATAGCCTCCATAGGCACCACGCACACTTTTTACTAAGCCTGCGTTACGCAGTGGGGAAACTAATTGCTCTAAATAGGCTTCTGATAAATCTTTTTCTGCTGCAATTTGACGAAGTGGTATTGGTCCTTCACCATGATGCTTTGCTAATTCAATCATAATTGTTAAGCCATATCGGCCTTTTGTAGAAATTTTCATAAATTACACCTCTAATTTTCTAGTCCATTCATGTGTTTTATTATAGCATATTTCCTTTTATTCCACTCGGAAATACATTGAAATTTTCATTGTTGTTACAGAAACAGTGTGAAAGCCTCTGCTTTTCTTCCAGTACAAAATGCACTATCATTAATGATGATAATGGATGTAGAAAGTTGGTATAGCAATGCACAACGAACCTTTAGCTTATAAAATGCGACCACGCAATTTAGATGAAGTTGTTGGACAGGAAGACATTATTGGTAAGGATAGCGCCCTCTACAAAATGATTATTAAAGGGCATGTGCCTTCCATGTTGCTTTACGGTCCACCTGGTGTTGGCAAGACTTCTATTGCAAGCGCTATTGCAGGTAGTTCCAAGCTGCCATTTTTCGCTTTAAATGCAACACAGGCAGGAAAAAGCGATATTGAACAAGTTGTGATGGATGCAAGAATGTCAGGCAAAGTTATTTTATTCTTAGATGAGATTCACCGTTTTAATAAATTACAGCAAGATACTTTGTTACCCCATGTCGAGAATGGTTCCATCGTCTTAATTGGTGCAACGACAGAAAATCCGTTCCATAGCGTCAACCCCGCTATCCGTTCACGCTGTGGGGAAATTTTGCAGCTGACACGTTTAACCGTTGAAGATGTTTGTACATTGCTACAGCAGGCTTTGACAGATAAAGAACGTGGACTTGGTAAGCTTGGCGTTTCTGCAACAAATGAGCAGCTCATAAAAATAGCGGAAGCAAGCAATGGCGATGCACGTAAATCATTAACATTATTAGAATCTGTTTATTATGCCTCTGATGAACAAGACGGCGTAACGGTATTAAGTGACCGCGCAATTGAACATTTAGCGAAGCGCATTGGCGTTTATGGTGACAAAGGTGGCTCGCATTTTTATAATTTATTATCCGCCTTACAAAAATCAATTCGTGGCAGCGACACAAATGCTGCTTTATATTATTTAGCACATTTATTAGAATCTGGCGATATTGTCGCAGTATGTCGACGACTTTTAGTGATTGCCTACGAAGATATCGGCCTTGCTAATCCAGCGGTTGGTGCACATGTCAATGCAGCTACAGATGCAGCACAAAAGCTCGGTTTACCAGAGGCACGCATCCCACTCGCTGCCGCTGTTGTCGAGATGTGCTTAAGCGATAAATCAAACTCTGCCTATAAAGCGCTTGATGCCGCCATTGCTGCTATTCATGAAGGAAAAACCGGTGACATTCCGAATCACTTAAAGGATGCCCACTATGCAGGCGCAAAGGAATTAGGGCATGTCGGCTATCAATATCCACACGACACGCCAATCGGCACCTTTGGTGGATGGATTAATCAGCAATACCTACCTGATGCACTTGTTGGAATGGAGTTTTATAAGCCTGTGATTGCAGGAGAGGAAAAACGGATGGCGAGTATTTATGAGAAATTGAAATCGTTTAAAATGTAAGTTATAAAATTTATAAGAAATTCGTAAAATTTAAAAACCCAAAACTATTAGTCCACACAAAATAAGTGTCCTCTAATAATTTTGGGTTTTTCCAAACGTTATTATCAGCTTAGACAAGCCAATCGAATTGTATTTATTATAAATAAATCTACCAACTCTCTTTGGAAATAAAATAAATCACCTCTATTTATTAAATATATTTCCACAAAAATCCTTGTATATATAATACAAAATTATATATTATATGGTATATTAACCTTTGGGGGATATAATGAGCTATCTAGTAGGTTTCATAACTTTTTATTATCCGATTCTTCTAACTTTTATTCTTGTTATTTTTCAAGCTTATTTTGGTAAATACGGAAAGTTAACTTACGCTATTATTTTACCTATCTCTTTTACAATTTTAATAAAATCTTTGTTTTGGGCGCATGATTTTCTAGTTGTTCTAATCCTTGGGAATTTCTTTTTTTATTTAATTGCAGTAGTTACATATTTTACAAAACTGAAATTTTGAGGGGGAAGGAAGCTTCATGTTACGGAGGGGTATTTCATTTTCATCATCAAATAAAAAACGAGCAGGGGCTCATCTCCCTGCTCTTTGGCAAAAGCTTCCCAGCAAATCCGTGCTGTTAGTGGATGCTTCTGTTGTAAAGTCGAAACTTTACGTAGGTTTGGCACCTGATTTTCATTATAACAAATTATCATTATGCTTTCAAATGGATTGCTTTACCAAAGACTGCACGTGCCGCATCGCCAATATGCTCGCTCACTGTTGGGTGTGGGAATACCATTCGAGCTAAATCCTTCACAGAGCCACCAGTAATTTTACATGCTAACATCGCATTAATCATTTCCGTTGCACCATCTCCAACAACACATGCGCCATAAATATCGCCTTCTGGGCTTGCAACAAATTTCATAAAACCTTGAATGTTGCCTTCAAGCAATGCTTTCGGATTTGTTGGCAAATACATTTTTGTCACAATAGAGTCCGCTGGTGCTTCATGCTCTAGCATACCAAATGTCGCAATTTCAGGATGTGTGTATACACAGCGTGGAATTTCCTGCTGATTGATGACGCGTGGATGCTTACCTAAAATATAATCCACTGCATGCACACCTTCTGCGCTTGCAGAATGCGCTAATTGGAAGCCACCCACTAAATCGCCAATCGCATAAATGCCTGGAACACTCGTTTCATAATGATTATTCACCGCTATTAAACGACCATCCATTGTCAATTCTAATGCTTCAGCAATTTGCGTGTTTGGACGACGCCCTGTAGCGAACAATAAATTTTCATACGTAAAAACACCTTTTGACGTATGTATTTCATTGTCTTGAATTTCTTCAAAAGTAAAATCTGTGATAAGTTCAATGCCTAGCTGTGCCATGCGTTGGCGAATTAACGGGCGCGCATCCGGCTCCTCTGTTTGCAAAATATCCTGACTATGGTTTAATACTGTCACTTTTGTCCCCATCGGCGCTAAGGCGAATGCCATTTCGATGGCGATTACTCCCCCACCAATAATCGTTAGCTGCTTTGGCAATTCCTCCATCGCAAAAAACGTATCTGTCGTATAATAATTCGCAGTTTCAATCCCTTTAAATGGCGGAACAAATGGACGGCTACCTGTTGCTAAAATGACATAGTCTGCTGTAAACGCTTTTTCTCCAACCATCACCTTGCGCTCTGCCGTCACGCTCGCCTCACCGCGATACATCGTAATATGCGCACTTTCAATAAAGCCTTCGATATTATCCAGCAATTCAGCTACTACGGCGTCTTTACGCTTCATTAGCTTTGGAAAATCAATATCGATTGTTGGTACAGTAATGCCCCAGTCTGTGCCACGACGAATTTCCTGCACGAGCTTGCTATGCTCCAGCATGATTTTTGATGGAATACAGCCGACATTATAGCAGGCACCCCCGACTTTATCTTTTTCTACAAGTGCAACCTTTAAGCCGCTTTTGGCAGCATGTATTGCTGCAACATATCCCCCAGGTCCTGCCCCTATCACTGCAACTTGATAATGTTCCATAACTACTCCCCCTTTTTTACTACGATACCATTTTCTATTTTTCCTTACTAGGCAAAAAAGGGAGCGTCCCAAAATGACTTTTCGGACGCCCCCTCTCTTCTAGTTCTCTTCGTTATCCTGACGATTTTTCTTCAGCATTTTTGATAACATTTCATAAACGATTGGTACAACAACTAATGTTAGCAATGTTGATGATAATAAACCACCAATTACAGTGACAGCTAAGTCTTTTGAAATTAGACCGCCACCTGCGCTACCAAATGCCATCGGTAGCATCGCACCGATTGTTGCGATTGCCGTCATTAAAATCGGTCGTAAACGTGTCATCCCTGCCTCTAAAATTGCCTCGCGCATCACCATACCATCGCGCTCCATATGAATAATACGGTCCACTAATACGATGGCATTCGTTACAACGATACCAATCAACATCAGCATCCCCATCATTACCGATACAGAAATTGTTTGCCCTGTCACAAATAGACCAACAAATGCACCGATAACCGCGAATGGCAATGAGAATAAAATCGCAAATGGTGCTAATCCTTCACCGAATGTGACAACAAGAATGAAGTAAACAATCGCAATCGCCGCTAGCATCGCAATACCTAATTGCGTAAATGCCTCTGTCATATCTGCGGCAACACCAGAAACGCCTGTTGTCACACCTTTTGGTAAATCTAGCTCATCAATTTTTTTATCTGCAGCAGCTGTCGCTTTGGAAATATCATTCCCAATAATTTTGCCTGTTACTGTTGCAAAATATTCACCTTTTGAACGTGCTAATGAATTTAATGCTGTGCCTTCTTCTACCTCCACTAAGTCGCCAATTTTCATTGTTGTACCTAATGCAGTTGGAATTTCTGTTGCTAAAATATCATCAATAGATTTCGCAGCCGTTCTTGCCTCACGCTTGACAATGACATTAATATCTTTGCCGTT belongs to Lysinibacillus louembei and includes:
- a CDS encoding replication-associated recombination protein A yields the protein MHNEPLAYKMRPRNLDEVVGQEDIIGKDSALYKMIIKGHVPSMLLYGPPGVGKTSIASAIAGSSKLPFFALNATQAGKSDIEQVVMDARMSGKVILFLDEIHRFNKLQQDTLLPHVENGSIVLIGATTENPFHSVNPAIRSRCGEILQLTRLTVEDVCTLLQQALTDKERGLGKLGVSATNEQLIKIAEASNGDARKSLTLLESVYYASDEQDGVTVLSDRAIEHLAKRIGVYGDKGGSHFYNLLSALQKSIRGSDTNAALYYLAHLLESGDIVAVCRRLLVIAYEDIGLANPAVGAHVNAATDAAQKLGLPEARIPLAAAVVEMCLSDKSNSAYKALDAAIAAIHEGKTGDIPNHLKDAHYAGAKELGHVGYQYPHDTPIGTFGGWINQQYLPDALVGMEFYKPVIAGEEKRMASIYEKLKSFKM
- a CDS encoding tetratricopeptide repeat protein, producing MSFNEQGIQAFQEKKYEEAAQFFTQAIEAEPNDALGYVNFGNLLAVLNDVERAERFFQKAITVDEKSATAYYGLANLYYNAERYIEAAKLYQKSIEHGIEGADAYYMLAKSFEREEQYKLALPYMQRAAELAPTDLQIRLSYGILLCSLEMFELAQGELQFVIDEDWNNADAHYNLGVLYAVSTERTDDALYHLKQAFTLQPEFDQAKYIYDMVAQRMN
- the recD2 gene encoding SF1B family DNA helicase RecD2, whose translation is MEKRFILGRPIVSIFHNATNMYSIIRVKIQETNLAYEEKEMIVVGYFPPLTEDELYRFTGNMKTHPKYGVQFQIDTFEKEVPATEQGVIHYLSSDLFTGIGRKTAETIVEKLGVDALKKIMDDPHALDVIPRLSQEKKQMIMEVIEQNLGLERVMIQLNEWGFGPQLGMKIYQTYREDTVTLLKENPYRLIEEVEGIGFGRADDLGAKLGITGNHPDRIKAAIFHVLTVAALSDGHVYLEAEQVLPTVKSMLEQSQRVEIPFDAISQACIEMREENKICGEETRMYLPSLYFSEVGIASKILELVENNKKQSHFSKDEILKAIGELEERYEVQYAPSQVAAIECALQNAVMILTGGPGTGKTTVVKGLVEVYAELHGLSLDPKTYAKKEEPFPIILAAPTGRAAKRLAESTGLPAMTIHRLLGFTGQEKEEETEREITGRLVIIDEMSMVDTWLAHQLLKSLAKDVQVIFVGDQDQLPPVGPGQVLKDLLASKQVPTVELTDVYRQAEGSTIIEVAHQIKRGTVPPTLTQKTADRSFIQASTEQIANVVTQIVKSATAKGQAIRDIQVLAPMYKGPAGIDALNKQIQELVNPNDGTRKELAFGDTVYRIGDKVLQLVNQPDSNVFNGDMGEVVAIIRAKETVEKQDLLVVSYDGIEVTYQRGDLNQITLAYCCSIHKSQGSEFQTVIMPIVRGYSKMLRRNLLYTGITRAKSFLILCGEPDVLAQGLMKTDDLQRFTSLTARLNPMDEEEITEVTEMKREGATSMPSVLNVETAPYIHPLIGMEGVSPFDFKD
- a CDS encoding TraR/DksA C4-type zinc finger protein, yielding MLTDKQLMKLRKMLIMEKEDMSKTIAAKDPVSLRDSVDELSLLSNHPADLGTELFERSKDLTLHTQNYDKLEQIDKALAQMDEGTYGVCVKCKQPIPYDRLCAIPYTNVCVEDSEVVEKITGDPVLHPFRVEEGVNALEIALEQGNWDAYDKEVMGDIDDIEIENLPAQVEGDME
- the cymR gene encoding cysteine metabolism transcriptional regulator CymR gives rise to the protein MKISTKGRYGLTIMIELAKHHGEGPIPLRQIAAEKDLSEAYLEQLVSPLRNAGLVKSVRGAYGGYMLASPPADISAADVIRVLEGPIQPVEGIEDEEAPQRELWMRIRDAVKNVLDTTSLEDLAKYTESSPTDGYMFYI
- the mnmA gene encoding tRNA 2-thiouridine(34) synthase MnmA — encoded protein: MIETRKPSEIRVVVGMSGGVDSSVAAYLLKQQGYDVIGIFMKNWDDTDENGVCTATEDYEDVIAVCNQIGIPYYAVNFEKQYWDKVFTYFLEEYKAGRTPNPDVMCNKEIKFKAFLEHAMNLGADYLATGHYARVEQREGETVMLRGVDNNKDQTYFLNQLSQEQLKHVMFPIGHLPKPEVRKIAEEAGLATAKKKDSTGICFIGERNFKEFLSQYLPAQPGKMETFDGQVMGQHDGLMYYTLGQRHGLGIGGDGEPWFVLGKDLQRNVLYVGQGFHHDALYSTALSAVKMSFTTDKELPQQFNCTAKFRYRQEDSPVKVELRQDGTAYIEFAEPVRAITPGQAVVLYDGEVCLGGGTIDEVFKNSEKLTFVG
- a CDS encoding cysteine desulfurase family protein: MTTIYLDHAATTPMLKEVITEMTTAMATVYGNASSIHAAGREARKALDEARMILAKQIGAAATEVVLTSGGTEADNMAIFGVANARQHEGKHIITTQIEHHAVLHACEKLERQGFHITYLPVDEKGRVAVQDVANALTDDTILVTIMYGNNEVGTLQPIEEIGKLLKGHSAIFHTDAVQAFGLEHIDVEKLQVDLLSASSHKIGGPKGIGLLYMRAGTKVDSLLYGGSQEKKRRAGTENIPAAVGFAKAVQLVAETQQQTRQAYEQYKAILVEQFTAANIEFTVNGDAENMLPHIFNVTLPGTDVESFLVNLDMAGVFVSSGSACTAGSIDPSHVLVAMFGKDSTVLRSSIRFSFGHGLTEELVREAGKRTADIVKRLTKN
- the lpdA gene encoding dihydrolipoyl dehydrogenase — protein: MEHYQVAVIGAGPGGYVAAIHAAKSGLKVALVEKDKVGGACYNVGCIPSKIMLEHSKLVQEIRRGTDWGITVPTIDIDFPKLMKRKDAVVAELLDNIEGFIESAHITMYRGEASVTAERKVMVGEKAFTADYVILATGSRPFVPPFKGIETANYYTTDTFFAMEELPKQLTIIGGGVIAIEMAFALAPMGTKVTVLNHSQDILQTEEPDARPLIRQRMAQLGIELITDFTFEEIQDNEIHTSKGVFTYENLLFATGRRPNTQIAEALELTMDGRLIAVNNHYETSVPGIYAIGDLVGGFQLAHSASAEGVHAVDYILGKHPRVINQQEIPRCVYTHPEIATFGMLEHEAPADSIVTKMYLPTNPKALLEGNIQGFMKFVASPEGDIYGACVVGDGATEMINAMLACKITGGSVKDLARMVFPHPTVSEHIGDAARAVFGKAIHLKA
- the hisA gene encoding phosphoribosylformimino-5-aminoimidazole carboxamide ribotide isomerase; translation: MEFRPCIDLHDGKVKQIVGSTLGYADKEVVENFVSAHDAGYFAGLFQQDRLTGGHVIMLGNGNEEAALQALQAYPNALQIGGGISAQNAASFIEAGASHVIVTSFIFHDGKLDMERLNALVAAVGKEHLVIDLSCRQRDGKWFVVTDKWTKFSDFEVNATSIQMMEGYCDELLIHAVDVEGKRSGMQEDLVRQLAEWTTLPTTYAGGVRSLDDLQKFETIAQGKLHITIGSALDIFGGDLAYTDVVRYCQKKTRKEV